A part of Arachis duranensis cultivar V14167 unplaced genomic scaffold, aradu.V14167.gnm2.J7QH unplaced_Scaffold_91057, whole genome shotgun sequence genomic DNA contains:
- the LOC107472410 gene encoding uncharacterized protein LOC107472410 produces the protein MRRCPPDMFSDWVKLQNFYEGLSFEARKGLDYSSGGSLNMMKTAKEAQDLIEIVANNQYYYSSERQLNPTPKKGVMELEAVNTTNQPLLEWNQGEGTNVEQPQEQVQYMQNTSNSQDEFHGDTYNPSWKNHPNLKWGENHWQKNSNHNQTRNTNNQNHHANNTNQYRKTQNTYQPPHHNSQTHQNNFSAPTSNSQNHHTNPPNNFQQQSTPIIPPIDHHETRISSLEATLQALAQTTQALAKGHKEHEVIMKNIERQVGQLAKQAERPTNVLPSDTIPNPREECKALQLRSGKVVGESSNKEAIKPKEQDTVEIHVERQGEEKASTSNKGKEVVKPQGNPPRQRSNHDSNGSVNPQQENKNEGVKAY, from the exons aTGAGAAGATGTCCCCCTGATATGTTTAGTGATTGGGTTAAgctccaaaacttctatgaaggcttaagcTTCGAAGCAAGGAAGGGACTAGATTACTCATCAGGAGGATCactcaacatgatgaaaactgccAAGGAGGCTCAAGACCTCATTGAGATTGTGGCAAACAATCAGTATTATTACTCATCAGAGAGGCAGCTTAATCCGACCCCAAAGAAAGGTGTaatggagcttgaag CAGTGAACACAACAAATCAACCATTGCTTGAATGGAACCAAGGTGAAGGGACCAATGTTGAACAACCACAAGAACAAGTTCAATACATGCAGAACACTTCAAATTCTCAGGATGAATTTCATGGTGATACATACAACCCATCTTGGAAAAATCATCCCAATCTAAAGTGGGGTGAAAACCATTGGCAAAAGAATAGCAACCACAATCAAACCCGTAACACAAATAACCAAAATCACCATGCCAACAACACTAACcaatatagaaaaacacaaaacacatatCAACCACCCCATCATAATTCACAAACTCACCAAAATAACTTTTCTGCACCAACATCCAACTCACAAAATCACCACACTAATCCGcccaacaacttccaacaacAATCAACTCCCATCATACCCCCAATTGACCATCATGAAACTAGAATCTCAAGTCTTGAAGCAACCTTGCAAGCACTTGCTCAAACCACTCAAGCCTTAGCTAAGGGACATAAGGAACATGAGGTCATCATGAAGAATATTGAGAGACAAGTGGGACAATTAGCCAAACAAGCCGAGCGACCAACCAATGTTCTCCCAAGTGACACAATacccaacccaagagaagaATGTAAGGCTCTGCAGTTAAGGAGTGGCAAGGTAGTTGGTGAAAGTTCGAATAAAGAAGCAATAAAACCCAAAGAGCAAGACACAGTGGAAATACATGTGGAAAGGCAAGGTGAAGAAAAGGCTTCAACATCtaacaaaggcaaagaagttgtcAAGCCACAAGGCAACCCACCCAGACAAAGAAGCAACCATGATAGCAATGGGAGTGTGAATCCacaacaagaaaacaaaaatgaaggaGTAAAAGCTTAT